A single Monomorium pharaonis isolate MP-MQ-018 unplaced genomic scaffold, ASM1337386v2 scaffold_726, whole genome shotgun sequence DNA region contains:
- the LOC105831157 gene encoding leucine-rich repeat serine/threonine-protein kinase 1, whose translation MEDYTPIDEDFPGRLLHQAALWDNAELLEDLLRGEHAQYINSKDSWGRTPMHAAAITENSRCLDVLLTAGADPNVTCGPRGHHRTPLHVCTEHGHAGNVQKLLSFDADLMIRDDDGLKPLDIAEKGNHDLCIHLLKTAAERYELAKQATHASLRAACIQGDTVATRNIIQGLSTDLECVVNMAPNGANTLLFVACESGHKDIVRLLLDHGADCRIHPVTKYCPLYIACYHGKLEIVDLLLRHFPKQAQQLTVERWLPIHAATINGHHLVIDALLKFEYPQHIYQRYRDPSGEFEYDLPFDINAQDVTGQHALYIASMLGNIKCVELLLGYRVKARTTKEEDGVSGAQQLPVSKRKISSGIQRLMSSLNFRSKAPMDKKDDKMIYPVNLDLYCNNGSETALHVAVRGRHTEVVNALLQAGANLELPVKIPYDQNDLDGSDSSVLTIACQNRDVKIADLLLKHGAVDNECKALKIAAQNRDEALTAKLLSIKAHPDSEYKINKKAMTECTQSSHFSALSSFGHVTYSALFPKTPTMINWHNQQCHLSQIRLQWLIDAVLHVNKKLSPRNNDLVLYAITRIDISHNSITSVPSTMFYLQSLRYLNIAQNKIDTLTADSKNPKDKLCPVLEEMYLQDNRLEQLPEFIMNLPGLEIMDVSNNKLQCLPQNLWRAPKLKELNASFNLLRDLPSQASQNVLRKPSRGDEMLQNGTTFRGLAVVPRIESMEFDSFTKIANAQVIEMERPHVWTSSVQVSERISDDTENGNKSVLASLNLAHNLFNSIPVALPCLAVSLVRLNMAYNSLRSMSHITSYPASLKQLDLSNNQITRWPSLPQVDSSDSMEQANTACYCPAVNAQSPSIVPGNRQTPMSMRDIVLQSVCVHRRHLRLENLRTLILANNLLNRIQLTSCDDGEMPYLEEERGDSDRDPKIGHPGSKLYLLFPNVSMLDISNNQLREIPHNIYELNNLSVLNISGNNEVVELPPQMGLLGRLWNLNTQGCRLQEPLKSMIESKKYKTMDVIGYLKSILEDAKAYARMKLMIVGIQGIGKTSLLEQLRQEGEVPNKKKASEHWAKRMGNKNINAKTAKGTTISTVGVDIGDWLYEKKVRGQSSHGPVYFRTWDFGGQREYYATHQYFLSKRSLYLVVWRITDGFKGVSEIFQWLVNIQSRAPNSPVIIVGTHYDVSYEHSEGLQQYIRDKFINVVDAEKCGLPKVMETIEVSCKTRHNIKMLCNLIYDVVFSLRSPGSKELLLEQKVPASYLALEDVVIQLAHDRKLSGLDPVLKADQYYAAVNNELQKLHRSFRDPAELHQATLFLHENGIILHYDDATLKDLYFLDPQWLCDMLAHVVTIREINPFARSGIMKLDDIQHVFKSSTISSIDTQGYIVSLLNKFEVALTWDCRTLLIPSLLPTEEDILRNNQIIKVPVKTRGWHVRAKKITSPMFACLGASTGDNKNNAECVLTSRSQPDCSVTRLLLMSYFPSGFWSRLITRILADDTIVDIVMSFLAPFKDFVDDNIFASLLDLQAEWVLWQTGIELRYSGITLLRLKEVSCNLKNSPYDYRQFKFKLKQDGIWCTVDLKNSAILEIWFPVDTLVIKQPIMSDSVDEEPMGYQAIVVEPRPESMPQLMALIVDHIDILLEDWYPTLGTRFVHTSEGKLLVTRLIPCPRCLLGNTENGDGESSDNDGRLIEDIQKYCAVNRTERQSQDSYKSDGDSGVGYDSLTSSRMPSLEGHPDISKQQSSSSHPENTLAYSWMVEECILAAYSNKPISCPRHSEIPLSHVAPDIIFMDLGAKHLIKSDDLKRGKLLGRGAFGFVFRGSCRLPGTHVRADVAIKMLQPVSPGPNSTQSAILAYKASQSKWDRDPLQYACKAYCMARQELNILLTLRHANIVPLIGIVISPLALVLDLAPQGALDAVLKNYRRSGAKLDPYTLQAIILQVAKAVEYLHQQHVIYRDLKSENVLVWQMPLPFQENPDPVHVKVADYGISRLTLPTGAKGFGGTEGFMAPEIIRYNGEEEYTEKVDSFSFGMFIYELVTLRQPFEGHEAVKECILEGGRPPLMYRETFHPCYALDLMVICWAQNPKDRPTASQIVSIASAPEFTHLIDVTLLTERTQVTAVTMTNHCGDSKANETTDSLNGDEIWFGHNNGEVDMLLGTQKGWLRHVRIETPVIPYAMCGVDGYIWIGDNAGQVHVYLCGNFGCVASYNLEADHNRESKVVGLIHLEQLKQFAVALHSGRIFLLSNSFTQMKKTEVTGGGSSTETTRQNTDVKTYSLAAVCRKRRVLELWAGQSYGRISIYTLKDGNLTDTVELSHCAANDATMKNLFATYLIGAASESFIFSYTYPGCVVYQWDVDSRQIVNKLDMSKLVPCSESLKSIAIEENLSTEKCQVTALEASGGQLYIGTTWGCIVVAECGTLRPVTVFRPFEGKVCQIVSLKSADKRKTVLATVGQGYRSLIARYTDFPLKSLENEELRHGMYTLLWRSENWSAA comes from the coding sequence ATGGAGGATTACACGCCGATTGACGAGGATTTCCCAGGCCGGTTGCTGCATCAGGCCGCGCTCTGGGACAATGCCGAATTGCTAGAGGACCTGCTGCGTGGCGAGCACGCGCAGTATATTAATAGCAAGGACTCGTGGGGCAGGACACCCATGCACGCAGCCGCGATCACAGAGAATTCCCGTTGCTTGGACGTTTTGCTGACCGCCGGGGCCGATCCGAACGTCACCTGTGGCCCTCGCGGTCATCATCGAACGCCGTTGCATGTTTGCACGGAGCACGGTCACGCCGGCAACGTGCAGAAATTATTGAGTTTCGATGCGGATCTTATGATCCGCGACGACGATGGTCTGAAGCCTCTTGACATCGCCGAGAAGGGCAATCACGATTTATGCATTCATCTCCTAAAAACGGCAGCCGAGAGGTACGAACTCGCGAAACAGGCAACTCACGCTTCTTTACGTGCAGCTTGTATTCAGGGCGACACCGTGGCTACGCGAAATATTATCCAAGGTCTGTCGACCGATTTAGAATGTGTGGTGAACATGGCGCCGAATGGCGCCAACACGCTGCTCTTTGTTGCCTGTGAGAGCGGCCACAAGGACATCGTCCGGTTGCTGCTGGACCATGGCGCCGATTGCAGGATTCATCCGGTCACCAAGTACTGTCCGCTCTACATAGCATGCTATCACGGCAAACTGGAGATTGTCGACCTGTTGCTGCGACATTTCCCCAAGCAGGCGCAACAGCTCACGGTAGAGCGCTGGCTGCCGATCCATGCGGCGACCATAAACGGTCATCACCTGGTGATCGACGCGCTGCTCAAATTTGAATATCCTCAACACATTTACCAACGCTATAGAGATCCATCCGGAGAGTTTGAGTACGACTTACCGTTTGACATCAATGCACAGGACGTCACCGGCCAGCATGCACTTTACATAGCCAGTATGCTGGGCAACATCAAGTGCGTCGAGCTGCTGCTAGGTTACAGAGTGAAAGCGAGAACGACCAAAGAAGAGGATGGCGTGAGCGGCGCGCAGCAACTCCCGGTGTCGAAGCGCAAGATCTCCAGCGGTATTCAGAGGTTAATGTCATCGCTGAATTTTCGTAGCAAGGCCCCGATGGATAAAAAAGAcgataaaatgatatatcCAGTAAATCTGGATCTTTATTGCAATAACGGCAGCGAAACAGCGCTACACGTGGCTGTCAGGGGTAGACATACCGAGGTGGTGAACGCTTTGCTTCAGGCAGGCGCCAATCTTGAGCTGCCTGTTAAAATCCCGTACGATCAGAACGATCTCGACGGCAGTGACTCGAGTGTATTGACAATTGCGTGTCAGAATCGCGATGTGAAAATCGCGGATTTATTGCTGAAGCACGGCGCCGTCGACAATGAGTGCAAGGCGCTGAAGATTGCCGCGCAGAATCGCGACGAGGCGTTGACTGCAAAACTGCTATCGATCAAGGCGCACCCGGATTCCGAGTATAAGATCAACAAGAAAGCGATGACCGAGTGCACGCAGAGCTCGCATTTCTCCGCTCTGTCGTCATTTGGCCATGTCACCTATTCCGCGCTGTTCCCAAAGACGCCTACGATGATCAACTGGCACAACCAGCAATGCCATCTCTCACAGATCCGGCTGCAGTGGTTGATCGACGCAGTATTGCATGTTAACAAGAAGCTAAGTCCGAGAAACAACGACCTGGTGTTGTACGCCATTACGCGGATCGACATATCTCATAACTCCATCACCTCCGTACCGTCCACCATGTTCTACTTACAGAGTCTGCGATATCTCAACATAGCGCAGAATAAAATTGACACTCTCACCGCCGACTCGAAAAATCCGAAGGACAAACTATGTCCAGTTCTGGAGGAGATGTATCTACAAGACAATCGACTGGAGCAGCTCCCGGAATTCATTATGAACTTACCGGGGCTTGAAATTATGGACGTGTCCAATAACAAACTGCAATGTTTGCCGCAAAATCTGTGGCGCGCGCCCAAGCTGAAGGAACTGAATGCCTCGTTCAATCTGCTGCGTGATCTGCCCAGCCAGGCATCGCAGAATGTTTTGAGGAAGCCATCACGAGGCGATGAGATGCTGCAAAATGGTACCACCTTCCGTGGATTAGCGGTTGTGCCGCGAATAGAGTCTATGGAGTTTGACTCGTTTACAAAGATTGCAAACGCGCAGGTGATCGAAATGGAACGGCCGCATGTGTGGACCAGTTCGGTCCAAGTGTCAGAAAGGATAAGCGATGACACGGAGAATGGCAACAAATCGGTGTTGGCGTCGTTGAATCTGGCACACAATCTTTTTAACAGCATCCCCGTGGCACTGCCTTGTTTAGCGGTAAGCCTGGTGCGATTGAACATGGCGTACAATTCGTTGCGTTCGATGAGTCATATCACTTCGTATCCGGCCAGTCTAAAACAATTGGATTTATCGAACAATCAGATCACGCGGTGGCCCAGTCTGCCGCAAGTCGACAGCTCCGATAGCATGGAGCAGGCGAACACGGCCTGCTATTGTCCGGCCGTCAACGCACAGTCGCCTAGTATCGTGCCCGGCAATCGGCAAACACCTATGTCGATGCGTGATATCGTGTTGCAGTCAGTATGTGTACACAGGCGACACTTACGACTGGAGAACTTGCGCACGCTGATCCTAGCGAACAATCTACTGAATCGCATCCAATTGACATCGTGCGACGACGGCGAAATGCCGTATTTGGAAGAGGAGCGCGGAGACTCGGACAGAGATCCAAAAATCGGGCATCCTGGATCAAAACTTTATTTGCTCTTTCCTAATGTCAGTATGTTAGATATCAGCAATAATCAGCTACGTGAAATACCGCACAACATCTATGAGTTGAACAATCTATCGGTGCTGAACATCAGCGGTAATAATGAGGTCGTCGAGCTGCCGCCGCAGATGGGTCTACTGGGCCGCCTATGGAATCTGAACACGCAGGGCTGCCGGTTGCAAGAGCCGCTCAAATCGATGATCGAATCGAAGAAGTACAAAACGATGGATGTGATTGGTTACCTAAAGTCAATTTTGGAGGACGCGAAGGCGTATGCGCGCATGAAGCTGATGATTGTCGGTATTCAGGGGATCGGCAAGACGAGTCTGCTGGAGCAACTGCGGCAGGAGGGCGAGGTGCCAAACAAGAAGAAAGCATCCGAGCACTGGGCCAAACGAATGGGCAACAAGAACATTAACGCGAAGACCGCCAAAGGTACGACCATCTCGACTGTAGGTGTGGACATTGGCGATTGGCTCTACGAAAAGAAAGTGCGCGGACAATCGTCCCACGGGCCGGTCTACTTCAGAACCTGGGATTTCGGAGGTCAGCGTGAGTATTATGCGACGCATCAGTATTTTCTGTCGAAGCGCAGCTTGTATCTAGTCGTGTGGCGGATCACGGACGGCTTCAAAGGCGTCTCCGAGATTTTTCAGTGGCTGGTGAATATTCAGAGTAGAGCGCCTAACTCACCAGTCATCATTGTCGGCACGCATTACGACGTTTCCTACGAGCACAGCGAGGGTCTGCAACAATATATTCGTGATAAATTCATCAACGTGGTTGATGCAGAGAAGTGCGGTCTGCCCAAAGTCATGGAGACAATCGAGGTGAGTTGCAAGACGCGTCACAACATTAAGATGCTGTGCAATCTCATCTACGACGTCGTCTTTAGTTTGAGATCGCCCGGTAGTAAGGAACTGTTATTAGAACAGAAGGTTCCAGCGAGTTACTTGGCGTTGGAGGACGTAGTAATTCAACTGGCGCACGACAGGAAGCTGTCCGGCTTGGACCCAGTGTTAAAAGCCGACCAGTATTACGCGGCGGTCAATAACGAACTTCAAAAGTTGCACAGATCCTTTAGAGATCCCGCGGAGTTACATCAAGCGACGTTATTCCTCCACGAGAATGGTATAATCTTGCATTACGACGACGCAACGTTGAAGGATCTATATTTCTTGGACCCACAATGGCTCTGCGATATGCTGGCTCACGTGGTCACCATAAGGGAGATTAATCCATTCGCTAGATCGGGTATAATGAAATTGGACGATATTCAGCACGTATTCAAATCCTCCACTATATCATCGATCGATACCCAAGGATATATTGTCAGTTTGCTCAACAAGTTTGAGGTTGCTTTGACATGGGATTGCCGCACGTTGTTGATACCATCTCTCTTACCAACTGAAGAAGATATTCTGCGCAACAATCAGATCATCAAGGTACCAGTAAAGACGCGTGGCTGGCACGTACGCGCGAAGAAGATCACATCGCCCATGTTCGCGTGCCTAGGGGCATCAACCGgtgacaataaaaataacgcCGAATGCGTGCTCACATCGAGATCGCAGCCCGACTGTTCCGTCACTAGATTATTGCTTATGTCATATTTTCCCAGCGGCTTCTGGTCCCGATTAATCACTCGGATTCTCGCGGATGATACCATTGTCGATATCGTCATGTCGTTTCTGGCACCGTTCAAGGATTTCGTCGACGACAATATCTTTGCTAGTCTGTTAGATTTACAGGCCGAGTGGGTGCTCTGGCAGACGGGAATCGAACTACGATACTCTGGCATCACCCTGTTACGTTTAAAAGAAGTTTcctgtaatttaaaaaactcacCATATGATTACAGACAGTTTAAGTTCAAATTGAAACAAGATGGTATTTGGTGCACAGTGGATCTGAAAAATTCTGCCATCCTAGAGATCTGGTTTCCAGTGGACACTCTGGTAATCAAGCAGCCCATCATGTCGGATTCCGTAGATGAAGAACCAATGGGCTACCAGGCGATTGTGGTAGAACCACGACCGGAAAGTATGCCGCAGCTGATGGCGTTGATCGTCGATCACATCGACATCCTGCTGGAGGACTGGTATCCAACCCTAGGCACACGTTTCGTCCACACATCGGAGGGTAAATTACTAGTCACGAGGTTGATACCATGTCCGCGTTGTTTGCTTGGCAACACCGAAAACGGCGACGGTGAATCAAGCGACAATGACGGCCGGTTGATTGAGGACATCCAAAAATACTGTGCTGTGAATCGCACAGAGAGGCAGAGCCAGGACAGTTACAAGTCCGACGGTGACAGCGGCGTCGGCTACGACAGTCTCACGTCTAGCAGGATGCCGTCGCTCGAGGGACATCCAGATATATCAAAGCAGCAGAGCAGCTCCTCGCATCCCGAGAATACTCTCGCATACTCCTGGATGGTGGAGGAGTGTATACTGGCGGCGTACAGCAACAAACCTATCAGCTGTCCAAGACATTCGGAGATCCCGTTGTCGCACGTCGCACCGGATATTATCTTTATGGATCTCGGTGCTAAACATCTGATCAAGTCGGATGACCTGAAACGGGGTAAATTGCTGGGTCGTGGTGCCTTCGGCTTCGTCTTCCGTGGTAGCTGTCGACTACCTGGCACACACGTGCGCGCCGACGTGGCCATCAAGATGCTACAACCAGTCTCGCCGGGCCCGAACTCCACGCAGTCAGCGATTCTTGCGTATAAGGCGTCGCAGAGCAAGTGGGACCGTGATCCTTTGCAGTATGCTTGCAAAGCGTATTGTATGGCGCGTCAAGAGCTCAACATCCTGTTAACCCTTAGGCACGCTAATATTGTGCCACTGATCGGTATAGTCATTAGTCCCTTGGCTCTCGTGTTGGACTTGGCACCTCAGGGCGCGCTGGACGCTGTCCTGAAAAACTATCGTCGTTCCGGGGCTAAACTGGATCCTTACACACTTCAGGCGATAATCCTTCAGGTTGCTAAGGCAGTGGAGTATTTGCATCAGCAACACGTCATCTACCGTGATCTCAAGTCAGAGAACGTACTGGTGTGGCAGATGCCGTTGCCGTTTCAAGAAAATCCGGACCCGGTGCACGTTAAGGTCGCCGATTACGGTATCTCAAGATTAACATTGCCTACGGGAGCGAAGGGTTTCGGCGGCACGGAGGGGTTTATGGCGCCCGAAATCATTAGGTACAACGGCGAAGAGGAGTACACGGAGAAGGTGGACTCGTTTTCGTTCGGCATGTTCATCTACGAGCTCGTCACTTTGCGTCAGCCGTTCGAAGGCCACGAGGCAGTAAAGGAATGTATCCTGGAGGGTGGTAGACCACCGCTCATGTACCGTGAGACCTTTCATCCATGCTACGCGCTTGACTTGATGGTGATATGCTGGGCACAGAACCCGAAAGATCGGCCTACTGCTAGTCAGATTGTTTCGATCGCCTCTGCACCCGAGTTCACGCATCTGATAGACGTCACCCTATTGACGGAACGCACGCAGGTGACGGCGGTCACCATGACCAATCATTGCGGTGACAGCAAAGCGAATGAGACGACGGACAGCTTGAACGGCGACGAGATCTGGTTCGGACACAACAATGGCGAGGTGGACATGCTGCTAGGCACCCAAAAGGGTTGGCTGCGTCACGTGCGTATTGAGACACCAGTAATACCGTACGCCATGTGCGGCGTGGACGGCTACATCTGGATCGGCGATAACGCTGGCCAAGTGCACGTTTATCTGTGCGGCAACTTCGGCTGCGTGGCCAGTTACAATTTGGAGGCGGATCACAACAGGGAGTCCAAGGTCGTTGGACTGATTCATCTGGAACAGCTGAAGCAATTTGCCGTGGCCTTGCATAGCGGTCGGATCTTCTTGTTATCCAACTCGTTCACTCAGATGAAGAAGACAGAAGTCACCGGCGGCGGCAGTAGCACAGAAACAACACGTCAAAATACTGATGTGAAGACTTACTCGCTCGCTGCAGTTTGCCGGAAAAGACGCGTGCTGGAGCTCTGGGCTGGCCAGAGTTATGGCCGGATATCCATTTACACGCTAAAGGATGGCAATCTGACCGATACGGTGGAGCTGTCTCATTGCGCTGCCAACGACGCCACGATGAAGAACCTTTTTGCCACGTATCTAATCGGTGCGGCGAGCGAGAGTTTCATTTTCTCGTATACGTATCCAGGTTGCGTGGTGTACCAATGGGACGTGGACAGTCGGCAGATTGTCAATAAGCTCGACATGTCCAAGCTGGTGCCATGCTCCGAGAGCCTCAAGTCTATCGCTATCGAGGAAAACCTGTCGACGGAGAAGTGCCAGGTGACCGCGCTTGAGGCCAGCGGTGGTCAGCTGTACATCGGTACCACCTGGGGCTGCATTGTCGTCGCTGAGTGCGGCACTCTGCGCCCCGTCACCGTGTTCCGGCCGTTCGAAGGCAAGGTCTGCCAGATCGTGTCCCTCAAGTCTGCTGATAAGAGAAAAACGGTGTTGGCGACCGTCGGCCAAGGATATCGCAGTTTGATTGCACGGTATACCGACTTCCCGCTGAAGAGTTTGGAGAACGAGGAGCTCAGGCACGGCATGTATACTCTGCTGTGGCGATCGGAGAACTGGTCGGCGGCTTGA
- the LOC105831161 gene encoding 28S ribosomal protein S23, mitochondrial, producing MAQSRLEKIGTIYTRVTSLLKGKAVREEDMPLWVAVYEAFPPKYEPRYDRRLPKKPVKPIFYEEDLVRARFHRDQSFIPATNLANENVKSATQNFSSIYKTMRKEKELSDDNAYEQAMKQYISEVKIKMELRKESKSSISS from the exons ATGGCGCAAAGCAGATTGGAAAAAATTGGCACGATATATACCAG AGTTACCTCGCTGTTAAAAGGCAAAGCTGTAAGAGAGGAAGACATGCCATTGTGGGTGGCAGTGTATGAAGCTTTTCCCCCAAAATACGAGCCCAGATATGACAGACGGTTGCCAAAAAAACCAGTCAAACCTATCTTTTACGAAGAGGATCTTGTCCGAGC AAGGTTCCATAGAGATCAGAGTTTCATACCAGCTACTAATTTGGcaaatgaaaatgtaaaatctgcaacacaaaatttttcatctatatataaaacaatgagAAAG GAGAAAGAATTATCAGACGATAATGCATATGAGCAGGCTATGAAACAGTATATTTCTGaggtgaaaataaaaatggaattgaGGAAAGAGAGTAAATCATCCATAAGCTCTTAA